Genomic segment of Nocardiopsis mwathae:
TGCTCCCCGCGCACGCGGGGATGGACCCCCAACGACGGTGCGTGTCATCAGTGACGCCGACTGCTCCCCGCGCACGCGGGCTTGCTGTGGGCGGTGGCCACCGGGCACTGGTGGGCTCGACTGGCGATCGATCCATCAGCGCTTGTCTTCACGAAGTACGGCGCGCGTCTCCCAGCCGTCACGTGTCCGGCGTAGCACCGGCTGAAGGTCCCCATAACCCGGTCGCCCGGCGGCCCGCCAGCTCTCGACCCACGACCGCAGTGTGTCCAACGCGTTCTGGGTTCCGTAGTGGACCACATCATGGCGGAACACGCCGTCGGTGACGGTGCGGCGGAGCACCGCTGCCCCGTCGGCGTCCGCGTAGCCGACGTGCCACCCGGACGTCCCCATGCCGATGACGGTGATGTCGTCCGGGAACCCGGCGTAGAGGTAGCCGGTGAAGTCCTCGTCGGATTCGGTGTCGTTCAGTTGCCGGTGCGGCGTCGTGGGAGCCGCAGCGATTTCCTCCAGCAGCCGCGCTGCCGCCTCAGCTCCGGTTTCCTGCCCGACCCTGGGGGCGCCGTCCTCCGCCCAGGCCGCCGAGATCCACCATGGGTTTCCGTCGGCATCTCGAATCAGGGCGTCGGCCCCGCGCGGCGGCACCAGCCATTGGTCCAGCGGTTCACTGTGCATCTCCACGTATCCGCCGGCTGCGAGGGACTCACCGATGATGCGCCTGTCCTCGGCCACGGACGCGGTGAGGATGGCATTGGTCCTCGCTCGGCCGGTGATCCGAACTGGAGTGATGATCACGGCGCCCGGCTCGGCCTGATCCGCCCACGCCTGTGGGAGCAGGTCCGGTGTCGTCCACGCGACGATCCGGTCGAAGGTCCCGTGCCCTGGCGCGCCCTTGCCGCCATCGTCGGTGAGCAGCTGGATGTTCGCCCGGCCTTGACGAGCATGCAGTTCGCGTGCCCGCTCGATGAGCCCGGGCACCACGTCCACGGACACCACCGTGCCCACAGGCCCGACCAGCTCGGACAGCAACGCACCGGAGAAGCCGGAACCCGTGCCGATCTCCAGCACGCGCATGCCCGGTCGAACGTCGAGCGTGTCCAGCGTCGCCGCGATGAGCCAGCAGGCGGTCGATTGTGTGACCAGGTTCCCGTCGGGGCGAAGCGTGTAGTAGTCCTCATCCACGGCCTCAAGGGCTGTCCGCACGGCCGGGCTGTAGCTCATGAAGCAGGGCCTTTCCTCGCGTTGGGGGAGCTTGTCGGTTGGTCGGTCAGGTTTGAAGCAGAAGCAGGTAGGGGCGGTCTGGGGGCAGCGGTTCACCGATGGCACGGCCGTCCGCCTCGATCCAGGCGTGGGCGGTGTAGGGCATGAGGCGCGCACCGATGCACCAGACGACGCGTCGACGCATCAGCACGGCCGTGAGCGCGGCGGCGAGAGAGCCCTCCAGGCACGCGGCCCGGCCCGGAAACCAGCGGGCGGCCGCCCGGCTCGCGGCGACGATGGTCTGGGCCTCGGCCATGGCCGCTGGCTTCGGCGTGCTCCGGTTGAGGCGTCCGACGACCGCTACACCGTGCTTGAGTGGAAATCGGAGCAACAGGATCGCGGCCGCGAATCCGAGGACGCCGAGGAGCCGATCCTTGAGGCGCAGCCGCTGAAGGTCTGGCTGCGGGAGTGCCATATGCGACGTCATCGGCGCCTTCCCCTGTTCGCCGTGCGGTCAAGCGGTATGAGCAGGCCGACGGCGTGCAGAGCGTGAACCAGACGGTGGGTGTCCCGACGCATGCGCGCCTCATCGACGCTCAGGGCCGGGGCCAACTCGTGGGGAATCTCAGTAAGGGGAACACCGTCGGCGATCTTCTTCCAGATCGCGGCGGCGGTCGGGTTGAGGCCGTAGAACTTTCCCGCCGCGAGGTCGAGTAGCACCGCCCCGTCCGCCTGTGCGGCGAAGTGCACGCTCGGGGAGGGCGAGAGGGCTGGAGGGAGAGAAGAAGTCGCGCTCATGGACGCTCCTCGGCTGAAACTGCGGACCGTGCTCCTGCGGGAACGTGCTCTTCGAGCCCGCGTAGCCAGATCTCGGCAGCGACGACGTCACCGAGGGCGGCCATCGCGGCCGGTCCGCCGTTGATGGCGCGGTCCAGCTCACAGAGAACGGCGCCTGGGCGGATGACGCCGAGGTCACCGAGCCGCGATTCGCGGAGCAGGGATCGCAGGTACGCGGAGTTGCGGCGCACACCGTGGTACTCGCACGAGCCGTAGTCGCCCTTCGTGCGCCGAGCGAACAGTTCCGGCGGAAGTGTCTCGGCCAAGGCGGACCGTAGGAGCGGTTTCGCCTGGTAAACCGATACACGATCGGCGGGGGCAACGGCGTAACAGGCATCGATGACCTGGTTGTCGAAGAAGGGGGCGGCGATACGCACGCCGAGCCGATCGGCGACGTCGACGAAAGCGCGTGTTGCCGCTCCGTGCCGCCAGAGCATCCGCCAACCGTGCGCGTCGACTTCCGAGGTGACCGGGGGTGCTTCCGCTGCGGCTGCTTGCAGTTTCTGGGCCACCGCCACTCGGGCTCCGTGTGTCGCCCACTCCGCGGCGTCGCTGAGTGAGGCCCACGTGATGCCGTCCTCCATGAGGGAAACCGCCGAACGCCGGGGCACGGAAGCGGTTGTCGTCGCCGGAGTTTCGAGTGTTTGGGCGAGTGCGTTGAGGGTGTCGTGATAACCGGTACGGGCGGTGCCGGCCGCGGCCCTGAGAACCCGGTGGACGGGGCGGTTTCGGAGCCGTGCCCATGCCCGGCTGTCGGAGATCAAGTGGGCGAGCCGCCGCCTCTGGAGCAGATCCCCCAGGTAGGTCAGCGGCGCCCCGAGAACGATGTCGCCGCCGTCGCCGACGAAATGCACCGTCGCTCCGGACACGAACGCAGGGGCGAGGCGGGCTCGGGTCCGTGCCCAGATCACCGTCTCCAGGCTCGGCAGGTCGGTGAACGGCGCGGCCCGCAGCGAGGTGAAGGGCAGAGCATCCGCGTCGCCGTGAACCACGACACGGTCCAGGGCCGGTTCACGGGTGGAGATGCGCTGCGCGTGGTCGATGTCGTCGTCATTGGCCGCGAAGTCGTCCGCGTAGGTGATCGTGCGAACTCGATGCCGGTGGCAGCTTGCGGCGAGCAGGGCCAGGGTGGAGGAGTCCAGTCCGCCACTGAGATCCGCCGTTACCTGCAGGGCGCCAGAGACCCGCTCTTCAACGGCGGTGAGCAAGGCACTGCGCAAAGCGTCCCCTGCTGCGGTCGGGTCCACCGGTTCACGCTCCAGTGGCCGATCTGCGAGGGAGATGTGCCGACCCTTCACGACGAGTATCCGGCCGGGCGACAGCTCGGCCACACCGTGGAACAGCGAGCCGTCATTCAAGCCAGTGGTGAAGTCAGCGCATAACAGGCGAGCGGCGAGCGCGTTGCGATCGAGCTGAAGTCCGCTGTCGTACGCGAGGGGCAGTGGACTGGTCGCGAATTCGACGCTGTCCCGTCCGGGCCGGAACCAGATCCGGATGATCCCGGCTAGGTCCCCGGCGACCGCCGCCTCTCCCCGGCTGTAGACGAGTACGCCATAGCGGCCGGGGAATCGAGAGATCTTCAACAACGCCGCACGAGCCGATGTCGCCCCGCTGAGTTCTCTGGCCACACAGACATCGGACGTGAGGCATTCACCGAAGATGACAGCCTTCCAACGGTCGACGTTCAGCTTCCGCAGCCGAGAAGTGGGCCGGTCTTCAGAACACCACAGTGAGCCGCGCCCCGAGCGATGCACCCGACCGCGGATGACATTCGAACCATAGGCAGCCGACACTCGACCGGTTCGGACGTCCATCGAATTCTGGATCTTCACCGACACCTCCTTCGGATCGGTAGCCGTATCCGGTGCGATCCTGTGCGGCCCTGGTTGGGCCACACAGGTCGCCGGGGTTTACCAGTAATGGGAGGTGTTCAAATCCGCTGTGTCTTGGGATCCGTTGCCCAAGATGAACTCCCGGGCATCGCCGAGCTCCACCACAGCCGGAGGTTCGTAGGCCAACTCGGGCATCTCCTGCGTCTCGTTCACGGTTTCTCCTTCCTTCCGGACAGTCGAGACCCTACGAAAGAGTGCGTGAAGCGCCAAGAGGTATGGAGAAATATTCACGCGATCAGCCAGGGGCGGACCTGACGCCGAATAATCCCGAATAAACAAGGGTTCGCGAACGCGAACCCGGTATCCTGGAAGGTGAGTCAGGAGGTCAGATCCTCGGAGATGCGGTCGAGGATGACGCGCGCGTCACGCCCGTACCGCGCGGACTCCGCCACTGCGCGGAAGGCCCGCTCGTAGGTCGCGACCTCGCTCTCATGCCCGAGGTTGAGCTCAGCGGAGACCGTCTCGACCACCACTCTGTCCTCGTCTTTAATCCAGAATCCGTGGAGAGGAAGGTAAGGCAAGCACGCAGAAAACGGCAGGATGCCTATAGAGACGTTGGAGAGGCGCGATGCTGATATCAGACGATCCACCTGGCCCAACATCACTTCGCGCCCCCCGCGCCAGTAGCGCAAAGCCGATTCCCCCATGACGAAGTGGAATCTCTTCTTGTGGGTGTAGAGGACTTCCTGTCGGCGCATCCGCTCGCGCACCGCTTCCTCGGCGCCAAGTGGGGTCCGGTCCATGCGTGAAGCCGATTGAAAAACAGCACCTGCGTAATCGGGCGTCTGTAGTAGTCCAGGAACGATCATCGGCTCATAAATCCGAAAAAGGGAACATTCCTTTTCTTCGTGAGCGATGCGCTTCTGGATACCGTCAAATCCGCCGCGTAGCTGTAGCTTCCATTCGACATACATCGACTCCAGGTCGCTCAGTCGGGCATTCAAGGCGGCAAC
This window contains:
- a CDS encoding lasso peptide biosynthesis B2 protein encodes the protein MTSHMALPQPDLQRLRLKDRLLGVLGFAAAILLLRFPLKHGVAVVGRLNRSTPKPAAMAEAQTIVAASRAAARWFPGRAACLEGSLAAALTAVLMRRRVVWCIGARLMPYTAHAWIEADGRAIGEPLPPDRPYLLLLQT
- a CDS encoding lasso RiPP family leader peptide-containing protein, which encodes MNETQEMPELAYEPPAVVELGDAREFILGNGSQDTADLNTSHYW
- a CDS encoding Scr1 family TA system antitoxin-like transcriptional regulator; its protein translation is MSYSVERARQELGQRLRELRKTAGLTGAHLAERLGWSQPKISKIETGRQAPSEAEIAEWANACGRDDAVAALNARLSDLESMYVEWKLQLRGGFDGIQKRIAHEEKECSLFRIYEPMIVPGLLQTPDYAGAVFQSASRMDRTPLGAEEAVRERMRRQEVLYTHKKRFHFVMGESALRYWRGGREVMLGQVDRLISASRLSNVSIGILPFSACLPYLPLHGFWIKDEDRVVVETVSAELNLGHESEVATYERAFRAVAESARYGRDARVILDRISEDLTS
- a CDS encoding PqqD family protein, which gives rise to MSATSSLPPALSPSPSVHFAAQADGAVLLDLAAGKFYGLNPTAAAIWKKIADGVPLTEIPHELAPALSVDEARMRRDTHRLVHALHAVGLLIPLDRTANRGRRR
- a CDS encoding albusnodin/ikarugamycin family macrolactam cyclase, which codes for MKIQNSMDVRTGRVSAAYGSNVIRGRVHRSGRGSLWCSEDRPTSRLRKLNVDRWKAVIFGECLTSDVCVARELSGATSARAALLKISRFPGRYGVLVYSRGEAAVAGDLAGIIRIWFRPGRDSVEFATSPLPLAYDSGLQLDRNALAARLLCADFTTGLNDGSLFHGVAELSPGRILVVKGRHISLADRPLEREPVDPTAAGDALRSALLTAVEERVSGALQVTADLSGGLDSSTLALLAASCHRHRVRTITYADDFAANDDDIDHAQRISTREPALDRVVVHGDADALPFTSLRAAPFTDLPSLETVIWARTRARLAPAFVSGATVHFVGDGGDIVLGAPLTYLGDLLQRRRLAHLISDSRAWARLRNRPVHRVLRAAAGTARTGYHDTLNALAQTLETPATTTASVPRRSAVSLMEDGITWASLSDAAEWATHGARVAVAQKLQAAAAEAPPVTSEVDAHGWRMLWRHGAATRAFVDVADRLGVRIAAPFFDNQVIDACYAVAPADRVSVYQAKPLLRSALAETLPPELFARRTKGDYGSCEYHGVRRNSAYLRSLLRESRLGDLGVIRPGAVLCELDRAINGGPAAMAALGDVVAAEIWLRGLEEHVPAGARSAVSAEERP
- a CDS encoding protein-L-isoaspartate O-methyltransferase family protein; this translates as MSYSPAVRTALEAVDEDYYTLRPDGNLVTQSTACWLIAATLDTLDVRPGMRVLEIGTGSGFSGALLSELVGPVGTVVSVDVVPGLIERARELHARQGRANIQLLTDDGGKGAPGHGTFDRIVAWTTPDLLPQAWADQAEPGAVIITPVRITGRARTNAILTASVAEDRRIIGESLAAGGYVEMHSEPLDQWLVPPRGADALIRDADGNPWWISAAWAEDGAPRVGQETGAEAAARLLEEIAAAPTTPHRQLNDTESDEDFTGYLYAGFPDDITVIGMGTSGWHVGYADADGAAVLRRTVTDGVFRHDVVHYGTQNALDTLRSWVESWRAAGRPGYGDLQPVLRRTRDGWETRAVLREDKR